In a genomic window of Candidatus Methylomirabilis sp.:
- a CDS encoding farnesyl diphosphate synthase — METAEYLEERRRLVEEALHRYLPPETAEPALIHRAMRYSVFGGGKRLRPVLVLAAAEAVGAAAEPLLPVAAALELIHTYSLIHDDLPAMDDDDFRRGRPTSHRVFGEAVAILAGDALLTEAFGLLTGPECASRHDPRRLLTVIQEVASAAGSRGMVGGQTLDIASEGQKVDAAHLESLHRHKTGALIRAALRAGALLAGATPGQLEAITAYGEAVGLAFQIADDILNVEGEATATGKAVGSDAARGKATYPAVHGLEDAKARAAGLVAEALRALEPLDRRADPLRGIARFIVERRG; from the coding sequence ATGGAGACGGCCGAGTACCTGGAGGAGCGCCGGCGCCTGGTGGAGGAGGCGCTCCACCGGTACCTGCCCCCGGAGACGGCGGAGCCGGCCCTCATCCACCGGGCGATGCGCTACAGCGTCTTCGGCGGGGGGAAGCGGCTGCGTCCGGTCCTGGTCCTGGCCGCGGCGGAGGCGGTCGGCGCCGCCGCCGAGCCGCTCCTCCCCGTGGCGGCCGCCCTGGAGCTCATCCACACGTACTCCCTGATCCACGATGATCTCCCGGCCATGGACGACGACGACTTCCGCCGGGGCCGGCCCACGAGCCATCGGGTGTTCGGGGAAGCGGTTGCCATCCTGGCGGGGGACGCCCTCCTGACCGAGGCCTTCGGCCTCCTGACCGGTCCGGAGTGCGCGAGTCGCCACGACCCGAGGCGGCTCCTCACGGTGATCCAGGAGGTCGCGTCCGCCGCCGGGTCGCGGGGGATGGTGGGGGGGCAGACCCTGGACATCGCCTCCGAGGGGCAGAAGGTGGACGCGGCGCACCTCGAGTCCCTCCATCGGCACAAGACCGGGGCCCTCATCCGCGCGGCGCTCCGGGCCGGGGCGCTGCTCGCCGGCGCTACGCCGGGACAGCTCGAGGCCATCACGGCCTACGGGGAGGCGGTCGGCCTCGCGTTCCAGATCGCGGACGATATCCTGAACGTGGAGGGGGAGGCGACGGCCACGGGGAAGGCGGTAGGGAGCGACGCCGCCAGGGGGAAGGCGACCTACCCGGCCGTCCACGGGCTGGAGGACGCGAAGGCCCGGGCGGCCGGCCTGGTGGCCGAGGCGCTCCGGGCGCTCGAGCCCTTGGACCGGCGGGCGGATCCCCTGCGCGGCATCGCCCGCTTCATCGTCGAGCGGCGGGGGTAG
- the hpnA gene encoding hopanoid-associated sugar epimerase, translated as MTALVTGGTGFLGAHLVRALLREGESVRCLVRPGSDRRNLTGLRVEVLEGDITDPAATARAVQGCDTVFHAAAAYQLWVPDPAPMYRTNVGGTRTVLAAAGEAGVKRIVYTSTVGALGNPGDGRPGPATTPVTLADMVGHYKRSKFLAEQEALRLHRAGLPVVIVNPSAPVGAFDVKPTPTGQMLVDFLRGQMRGVLRTGLNLVAASDVAAGHLLAAERGKAGERYILGHANLMLQEVFALLARLTGIPAPRLRVPYAVAYAAAVAAEGLSRLTGKPPRIPLTGVRMARKIMFFDAGKAVRELGLPQTPVEEALREAVGYFTAHGYVGR; from the coding sequence GTGACGGCGCTGGTGACGGGCGGGACCGGCTTTCTGGGAGCCCACCTGGTCCGGGCGCTCCTTCGGGAGGGGGAGAGCGTCCGCTGCCTCGTCCGGCCCGGGAGCGACCGCCGGAACCTGACGGGCCTGCGCGTGGAGGTGCTGGAGGGAGACATCACGGATCCCGCCGCGACGGCCCGGGCGGTCCAGGGCTGCGACACCGTGTTCCACGCGGCCGCGGCCTATCAGCTCTGGGTCCCGGACCCCGCCCCCATGTACCGGACGAACGTGGGGGGAACCCGGACGGTCCTCGCGGCCGCGGGGGAAGCGGGGGTGAAGCGGATCGTGTACACCAGCACCGTGGGGGCCCTGGGGAACCCCGGGGATGGACGGCCCGGGCCGGCGACCACCCCCGTCACGCTGGCCGACATGGTGGGGCACTACAAGCGCTCCAAGTTCCTGGCGGAGCAGGAGGCGCTGCGCCTTCACCGCGCCGGCCTCCCGGTCGTCATCGTGAACCCGTCAGCCCCCGTCGGCGCCTTCGACGTGAAGCCCACCCCCACGGGCCAGATGCTCGTGGACTTCCTGCGGGGGCAAATGCGCGGGGTCCTGCGTACCGGGCTCAACCTGGTGGCGGCCTCCGACGTCGCAGCCGGGCACCTGTTGGCCGCGGAGCGGGGAAAGGCGGGGGAGCGGTACATCCTGGGGCATGCGAACCTGATGCTCCAGGAGGTCTTTGCCCTCCTCGCGCGCCTCACCGGAATCCCCGCCCCGCGCCTTCGGGTCCCCTACGCCGTCGCGTACGCCGCCGCGGTTGCCGCGGAGGGGCTCTCCCGCTTGACCGGGAAGCCGCCCCGGATCCCGTTGACGGGTGTGCGGATGGCGCGCAAGATCATGTTCTTCGACGCCGGGAAGGCGGTCCGGGAGCTGGGCCTGCCACAGACGCCGGTGGAGGAGGCGCTCCGGGAGGCCGTGGGATACTTCACCGCCCACGGCTACGTGGGGCGCTGA
- a CDS encoding TolC family protein: MAPMRGLDLRGVLPAAGLCLLLLGVPAAHPAAGEEPVRLTLEDAVRRAVARSGEVRGATFGLEAARSRVAQADAGRYPQLEFTAITGPSPRARGNQVSSPDSTSSPDITGIFGRADFTITQPLYTFGRLTALRAAAREGVAATEAEVREREAASALRVKTTYYGLLLARDLKLLLEGLQAQLRGAREKVEQQLRARRAGVDQIDLFKLQTFEAELARALLELTRHEAVAADALAVLAGLPPGQRAEPAEERLLPEPNPPPPLEHYLDAAREARPELKRLAAGLAAREHQLEAERATFYPQLFMAVIGSFAGTTNRDRVNNPFIRDEFEHTELGVVAGLRWSFDFGVTAGRVREARAERDRLEALKETADDGIPLEIRRLHRELTEARAAIPATEAAARAARRWLVAAVANFDLGVGEAKDVADALGAYAKAQSDHLRALYNEKAGLAGLEAGVGRISAGRP, from the coding sequence ATGGCACCGATGCGAGGGCTCGATCTGCGGGGGGTCCTCCCCGCCGCCGGCCTCTGCCTCCTCCTGCTGGGCGTCCCCGCGGCGCACCCCGCAGCAGGTGAGGAGCCGGTCCGGCTCACCCTGGAGGACGCGGTCCGGCGGGCGGTCGCGCGGAGCGGCGAGGTCCGGGGGGCCACCTTTGGCCTGGAGGCGGCCCGGAGCCGGGTGGCCCAGGCGGATGCCGGCCGGTATCCGCAGCTCGAATTCACGGCGATCACCGGTCCCTCCCCCCGGGCCCGGGGGAATCAGGTCTCCTCCCCCGACAGCACCAGCAGTCCGGACATCACCGGCATCTTCGGCCGGGCCGACTTCACCATCACCCAGCCGCTCTATACCTTCGGGCGCCTCACCGCGCTCCGCGCGGCGGCGCGGGAAGGGGTGGCGGCCACCGAGGCGGAGGTCCGGGAGCGGGAGGCGGCGAGCGCGCTCCGGGTGAAGACGACCTACTACGGCCTCCTCCTGGCGCGCGACCTGAAGCTGCTTCTCGAGGGACTCCAGGCGCAGCTCCGGGGCGCCCGGGAGAAGGTCGAGCAGCAGCTCCGGGCCCGGAGGGCCGGGGTGGATCAAATCGATCTCTTCAAGCTCCAGACTTTCGAGGCGGAGCTCGCCCGCGCCCTCCTGGAGCTCACGCGGCACGAGGCGGTGGCGGCGGACGCCCTGGCCGTCCTCGCCGGGCTGCCTCCCGGTCAGCGGGCCGAGCCGGCCGAGGAGCGCCTCCTGCCCGAGCCGAACCCCCCACCTCCCCTCGAGCACTACCTGGACGCGGCCCGGGAGGCCCGGCCCGAGCTCAAGCGCCTGGCGGCCGGCCTCGCCGCCCGGGAGCACCAGCTCGAGGCGGAGCGGGCCACCTTCTACCCCCAGCTCTTCATGGCGGTGATCGGCTCGTTTGCCGGGACCACCAACCGGGATCGGGTGAACAACCCCTTCATCCGGGACGAGTTCGAGCATACCGAGCTGGGGGTGGTGGCGGGGCTCCGGTGGTCCTTCGACTTCGGCGTGACGGCGGGCCGGGTCCGGGAGGCGCGGGCCGAGCGGGACCGGCTGGAGGCCTTGAAGGAGACGGCGGATGACGGGATTCCGCTGGAGATCCGCCGGCTCCACCGGGAGCTGACGGAGGCTCGGGCTGCCATCCCGGCGACCGAAGCCGCCGCGCGCGCGGCACGCCGCTGGCTCGTGGCGGCGGTGGCCAACTTCGACCTGGGGGTCGGGGAGGCCAAGGACGTCGCGGATGCGCTCGGCGCCTATGCGAAGGCCCAGAGCGATCACCTCCGGGCGCTGTACAATGAGAAGGCCGGCCTGGCGGGCCTGGAGGCGGGTGTGGGCCGGATTTCCGCGGGACGTCCGTAG